From a single Osmerus eperlanus chromosome 8, fOsmEpe2.1, whole genome shotgun sequence genomic region:
- the mycn gene encoding N-myc protein: protein MWDTMPATISKNSDLEFDSLQPCFYPDEDDFYHGGPDAAPPGEDIWKKFELLPTPPLSPSRAALPGELANASGDSGLVGFGLGDPLDWASELLFLPEDDVWGTSDGDLFGSALDSNPNSIIIHDCMWSGFSAREKLERVVTEKLGKAISSATACGGGVSKNVIVKAPELSRAESECVDPTIVFPFPVNKRNGSSSTGPAGTVPSSSRCSAEETPSDSEEEGDDDEDEDEDEDDEDDEDDEDEEEIDVVTVEKRRNGMSPMATGTVTISVRPKVGGSSGSGAVSRLASRAPQELILKRSSVHQQQHNYAAPSPYASDDDPAPPSKKHRGDGPRPSARTISSSSSSSSSSSLSTGACSSVSVTTSSSSRSKRSACGDSSPRGGGGSDSEDSERRRNHNILERQRRNDLRSSFLALRDHVPELAHNDKAAKVLILKKAAEYLVSLEAEGERLQQERDKLAARRHQLMRRLDQARTR from the exons ATGTGGGATACAATGCCGGCGACAATAAGTAAAAATTCCGACTTGGAGTTCGACTCCTTACAACCCTGCTTCTACCCGGACGAGGACGACTTCTACCACGGCGGTCCTGACGCCGCGCCACCGGGAGAGGACATCTGGAAGAAATTCGAGTTGCTGCCCACGCCGCCCCTTTCTCCCAGTCGAGCAGCGCTACCGGGAGAGTTGGCCAACGCGTCCGGGGATTCCGGTCTTGTGGGTTTTGGATTAGGCGACCCTCTGGACTGGGCTTCTGAGCTCCTGTTTCTGCCCGAGGACGATGTCTGGGGGACGTCAGACGGAGACCTGTTCGGCTCCGCTTTGGATAGTAACCCCAATTCCATCATCATCCATGACTGTATGTGGAGCGGATTCTCAGCCCGGGAGAAGCTCGAGCGCGTCGTTACCGAAAAGCTAGGCAAAGCCATCTCCTCCGCGACCGCTTGTGGCGGCGGAGTTAGCAAAAACGTAATCGTTAAGGCACCGGAGTTGAGCCGTGCCGAGTCGGAGTGTGTGGACCCTACCATAGTCTTTCCCTTCCCTGTCAACAAAAGAAACGGTAGCAGCAGCACAGGTCCAGCCGGGACCGTCCCGTCCTCCTCCCGCTGCAGCGCCGAGGAGACTCCGAGCGACTCTG aggaggaaggagacgatGACGAGGACGAAGATGAGGACGAGGATGACGAGGACGACGAGGatgacgaggacgaggaggagattGACGTGGTCACCGTGGAGAAAAGACGCAACGGTATGTCACCCATGGCGACCGGCACCGTCACCATCTCGGTGCGGCCCAAGGTGGGAGGTTCCTCGGGGTCCGGTGCTGTGAGCCGATTGGCTAGCCGGGCGCCCCAGGAGCTGATCCTGAAGAGGAGCTCagtccaccagcagcagcacaactatgctgccccctccccctacgCCTCCGACGACGACCCCGCCCCGCCCTCCAAGAAACACCGTGGCGACGGCCCGCGACCCTCCGCCAgaaccatctcctcttcctcctcatcctcctcctcatcctcgctCTCCACGGGCGCCTGCAGCTCCGTCTCCGTGACAACGTCCTCGTCTTCGCGCTCCAAGCGCAGCGCCTGCGGGGACAGCAGCCCGCGGGGGGGCGGCGGCTCCGACTCGGAGGACAGCGAGCGGCGACGCAACCACAACATCCTGGAGCGCCAGCGACGCAACGACCTGCGCTCCAGCTTCCTCGCGCTGCGCGACCACGTGCCCGAGCTGGCCCACAACGACAAGGCGGCCAAGGTGCTGATCCTGAAGAAGGCAGCCGAGTACCTGGTCTCCCTGGAGGCCGAGGGCGAGCgcctgcagcaggagagagacaagctggcGGCCCGGAGACACCAGCTGATGAGGCGGCTCGATCAGGCCAGGACTCGCTAA